In Chitinophagales bacterium, one DNA window encodes the following:
- the rsfS gene encoding ribosome silencing factor, which yields MKALKVKKKTPARKKKPQGLVAIILDSIRDKKGEHIISIDLRKIQDAVCDFFIVCDAPSTTQVKAIADHIMQQTASLHGEKPWHHEGLQHAEWILLDYVDTVVHIFLAPQRRFYQLDELWSDGVIEEHNE from the coding sequence ATCAAAGCGCTGAAAGTAAAGAAAAAAACACCTGCCAGGAAAAAGAAGCCGCAGGGCCTTGTTGCTATCATCCTCGACAGTATCCGCGACAAAAAAGGAGAACATATCATCAGTATTGATCTTCGAAAGATACAGGACGCCGTATGTGATTTTTTTATCGTTTGTGATGCACCATCTACCACGCAGGTTAAAGCCATTGCCGACCATATCATGCAGCAAACCGCTTCGTTGCATGGTGAAAAGCCATGGCACCATGAAGGCTTGCAGCATGCCGAATGGATACTGCTTGATTATGTGGATACGGTCGTGCATATTTTCCTTGCTCCACAGCGCAGGTTTTATCAGCTGGATGAATTGTGGAGCGATGGCGTGATTGAAGAACATAATGAGTAA
- a CDS encoding biotin--[acetyl-CoA-carboxylase] ligase: protein MPDPAFTGKVLLEFASLASTNEYAQQLLANQPVFEGTVIRADYQTGGKGYAGNTWESEAGKNLLLSIILKPSFLPPKNQFFLNQAISLALAETVSEATMADEVKIKWPNDIFYEDKKAGGMLIENAIQGNQLQHSVIGIGLNVNQQVFSGVTKPVTSLSLMAGHPLNLSNVLNLLFEKVEARYLQLRSNHIDQLQKDYMKRLYRVTEEALFLANGRRFNARIAGLTAEGKLILQLGDHHEVFGFKEVEFVIE, encoded by the coding sequence ATGCCGGATCCAGCCTTTACAGGCAAGGTGTTGCTGGAGTTTGCATCACTTGCTTCTACCAATGAATATGCACAGCAGTTACTCGCGAATCAACCTGTTTTTGAAGGCACCGTGATACGCGCAGATTATCAGACGGGCGGAAAAGGATATGCCGGAAACACCTGGGAAAGTGAAGCAGGAAAAAACCTGCTGCTCAGTATTATTTTGAAACCTTCCTTTCTGCCACCCAAAAATCAATTCTTCCTGAACCAGGCTATTTCGCTTGCATTGGCCGAGACGGTGAGTGAGGCAACAATGGCCGATGAAGTGAAAATAAAATGGCCTAATGACATCTTTTATGAAGACAAAAAAGCAGGTGGCATGCTTATCGAAAATGCTATACAGGGCAATCAGCTGCAACACTCGGTGATAGGCATTGGGTTAAATGTTAACCAGCAGGTTTTTTCCGGTGTAACAAAGCCGGTGACTTCCCTTAGCCTGATGGCAGGCCACCCACTGAATCTAAGCAACGTGCTCAATTTACTCTTTGAAAAGGTTGAAGCAAGGTACCTGCAGCTGAGAAGCAATCATATAGATCAGCTGCAGAAGGATTATATGAAGCGGTTGTACCGTGTTACGGAAGAGGCATTATTCCTTGCCAATGGCAGGCGATTTAATGCAAGGATTGCCGGATTGACGGCAGAGGGTAAGCTGATCCTTCAACTCGGCGATCACCATGAAGTATTCGGCTTTAAAGAAGTTGAGTTTGTAATTGAATAG